A portion of the Segatella copri DSM 18205 genome contains these proteins:
- a CDS encoding OmpA family protein, whose translation MKQIRLYQIITAISCLFLISCGIEQNLKKADKHLSLGEYYDAATQYKKVYTKTPTKERAARGKVALKMARCYDKINSTPKALAAYSNAIRYKQADLNDRLAYARLLLKNGSYRQAAKEFEFLLDSMPDNVLVKNGLESARKAPVWKKEGSRYKVKRMDVFNSRRDDYSPMFLSDDYSQLYFTSTRNEAQGSDLNGVTGTKSADIFFSEKNDKGKWSKPEAIGTGLNTDYEEGACCFTPDGKQMYLTQCTTDPTSPRLAQIVTSNRSDAAWSKPTNLEISKDTLSCFAHPAISPDGEWLYFVSDMPGGKGGLDIWRVRITPAGLGGVENLGEPINTPGDEMFPTFRPNGDFYFSSNGHVGMGGLDIYIAKVNSITRKYELTHPGYPLNTEADDFGMTFEGLHNQGFFCSNRKDGRGYDHIYSFENPEIVTTMKGWVYEKDGYELPAAEVRIVGNDGTNRKLSVKGDGSFVLPINPHVDYLVMASCKGYLNHKEELRVDSAKESKEYVLQFPLASITAPVLIDNIFYDFDKATLTEASTTALDQLVTLLKENPHVTIELSAHCDYKGNSEYNKHLSQRRAQSVVDYLIKHGIEKERLTPVGYGKEKPKNVRKKLTEKYPWLKEGDVLSEEFILKQSKEHQAICNQLNRRTEFKVLRTTYKLF comes from the coding sequence ATGAAACAAATAAGACTTTATCAAATCATAACAGCAATCAGCTGCCTCTTTCTGATAAGTTGCGGCATTGAACAGAACCTGAAGAAAGCAGACAAGCATCTTTCTTTAGGCGAATACTACGATGCGGCAACCCAATATAAAAAGGTGTACACCAAAACACCTACGAAAGAGCGGGCTGCCCGGGGCAAGGTGGCTCTGAAGATGGCACGCTGCTATGATAAAATCAACAGTACGCCGAAGGCATTGGCTGCCTACAGCAATGCCATCCGATACAAGCAGGCAGACCTCAACGACCGCCTGGCTTACGCCCGGCTTCTCCTGAAGAACGGAAGTTACAGACAGGCAGCCAAGGAATTCGAATTCCTGCTCGATTCCATGCCCGACAATGTGCTGGTAAAGAACGGACTCGAATCGGCACGAAAAGCCCCAGTCTGGAAGAAGGAAGGAAGCCGGTACAAGGTAAAGCGGATGGATGTTTTCAACTCCCGAAGAGACGACTATTCGCCGATGTTCCTCAGCGATGACTACAGCCAGCTCTATTTCACCTCAACCCGCAACGAAGCCCAGGGCAGCGACCTGAACGGAGTGACGGGAACGAAATCTGCCGACATCTTCTTCTCTGAAAAGAACGACAAAGGCAAATGGAGCAAGCCGGAAGCCATCGGAACCGGTCTCAATACCGACTACGAAGAGGGCGCATGCTGCTTTACCCCAGACGGCAAGCAGATGTACCTCACCCAGTGTACCACCGATCCCACTTCGCCCCGCTTAGCCCAGATAGTAACCTCCAACCGCTCAGATGCAGCCTGGAGCAAGCCTACAAATCTGGAAATCAGCAAAGATACGCTCAGTTGTTTTGCCCATCCAGCCATCTCCCCTGATGGCGAATGGCTCTATTTCGTATCAGACATGCCGGGCGGAAAGGGCGGTCTCGACATCTGGCGAGTGCGCATCACTCCTGCCGGACTGGGCGGCGTAGAGAACCTGGGCGAACCTATCAACACCCCAGGCGATGAGATGTTCCCTACCTTCCGTCCTAACGGCGACTTCTACTTCAGCAGCAACGGTCATGTAGGAATGGGCGGACTCGACATCTATATCGCCAAAGTGAATTCCATCACCCGGAAATATGAACTCACCCACCCCGGTTATCCGCTGAATACAGAAGCCGATGACTTCGGAATGACTTTCGAGGGTCTCCACAACCAGGGTTTCTTCTGCTCCAACAGAAAAGACGGAAGAGGCTACGATCATATCTACTCCTTCGAGAATCCGGAGATTGTTACCACGATGAAGGGATGGGTCTACGAGAAAGACGGTTATGAACTGCCTGCCGCCGAGGTGAGAATCGTAGGCAACGACGGAACGAACAGGAAACTATCCGTCAAGGGCGACGGTTCGTTTGTCCTCCCTATCAATCCGCATGTCGACTACCTGGTGATGGCATCCTGCAAAGGCTACCTCAACCACAAGGAAGAACTTCGGGTTGATTCGGCTAAAGAGAGTAAGGAATACGTGCTCCAGTTCCCGCTGGCTTCCATCACAGCCCCTGTACTCATCGACAACATCTTCTACGATTTCGACAAGGCAACCCTTACCGAAGCCAGTACAACAGCCCTCGACCAGCTGGTAACGCTGCTGAAAGAGAACCCGCACGTTACCATCGAACTCAGCGCCCATTGCGACTACAAGGGAAACAGCGAATATAACAAGCATCTGTCTCAGCGCCGCGCCCAATCGGTAGTAGACTATCTGATAAAACACGGCATAGAGAAAGAGCGCCTCACCCCTGTGGGCTACGGCAAGGAGAAGCCGAAGAATGTGCGCAAGAAACTTACCGAGAAGTATCCTTGGCTCAAGGAAGGCGATGTGCTCAGCGAAGAATTTATCCTGAAGCAGAGCAAGGAGCATCAGGCAATCTGCAACCAGCTGAACCGCCGAACCGAGTTCAAAGTGCTCCGCACTACCTATAAATTGTTTTAG
- a CDS encoding DNA topoisomerase 3 — MIVCIAEKPSVAKDIARIIGATTARDGYMEGNGYQVTWTFGHLCELKEPDDYTPMWKHWSLSALPMIPQRFGIKLINDEGIKKQFATIEKLMQAADSIINCGDAGQEGELIQRWVMQKAQAKCPVKRLWISSMTDEAIKQGFQELKDQTEYQSLYLAGLSRAIGDWILGMNATRLYTLKYGQNRQVLSIGRVQTPTLALIVNRQKEIDNFVSEPYWVLATIYRDTQFTATSGKFTSKEEGEKAFSTIAGKPFTVTEVSKKKGNEAPPHLYDLTSLQVDCNKKFAYSADITLKLIQSLYEKKYTTYPRVDTQFLTDDIYPKCPQILNGVSQAKIMSQQKYLPLIQQLATISKKLPKSKKVFDNSKVTDHHAIIPTGVPPTGLTDMEANVYDLIAKRFISVFYPDCKFSTTTVLGEVINEDGPKPEKIEFKVSGKEILEPGWRVVYAKDVKNADDDDASDNANGNADSGNGAKKEVVEERTLPSFTKGESGEHQPTLTEKWTTPPKYYTEATLLRAMETAGKFVEDEELRAALKENGIGRPSSRAGIIETLFKRHYIRRQRKNLMATPTGIELIDTIHEELLKSCELTGIWEKKLRDIEHKTYDPADFINGLKEQINKIVIDVLSDNSNRRVTIMTEEDLKKKPAAKKAQAKKADKAAAQNTDSQNAPAQPAPAADPMVGKPCPLCGKGVIIKGKTAYGCSNWKAGCQYRQPFSQM, encoded by the coding sequence ATGATAGTTTGTATAGCAGAGAAACCGAGTGTGGCTAAGGATATCGCCCGAATCATCGGGGCTACCACGGCACGCGACGGTTATATGGAAGGTAATGGTTACCAAGTAACATGGACCTTCGGCCACCTTTGTGAGCTGAAGGAACCGGATGATTATACTCCGATGTGGAAACATTGGAGCCTTTCGGCGTTGCCGATGATTCCACAGCGATTCGGTATCAAGCTCATCAACGATGAAGGCATCAAGAAGCAGTTTGCTACCATCGAGAAACTGATGCAGGCTGCCGACAGCATCATCAACTGCGGTGACGCCGGACAGGAAGGAGAGCTCATCCAGAGATGGGTGATGCAGAAGGCACAGGCGAAATGCCCCGTCAAGAGACTGTGGATTTCGTCCATGACCGATGAAGCCATCAAGCAGGGCTTCCAGGAACTGAAAGACCAGACCGAATACCAGTCACTCTATCTTGCCGGACTTTCCCGTGCCATCGGCGACTGGATTCTCGGTATGAACGCCACCCGACTTTATACATTGAAATACGGTCAGAACCGACAGGTGCTCAGCATCGGCCGGGTGCAGACCCCTACCCTTGCCCTCATCGTGAACCGACAGAAGGAAATCGACAACTTTGTTTCCGAACCTTACTGGGTACTCGCCACCATCTACCGCGACACCCAGTTTACCGCTACCAGCGGCAAGTTTACCAGCAAGGAGGAAGGCGAGAAGGCTTTCAGCACCATCGCCGGCAAACCCTTCACCGTTACCGAAGTAAGCAAGAAGAAGGGAAACGAGGCGCCACCTCATCTCTACGACCTCACCTCGCTACAGGTGGATTGCAACAAGAAGTTTGCTTACTCTGCCGATATTACGCTGAAGCTCATCCAGAGTCTCTACGAGAAGAAGTATACCACTTATCCTCGTGTAGACACCCAGTTCCTGACCGACGATATCTATCCGAAATGTCCGCAGATTCTGAACGGAGTAAGTCAGGCAAAGATCATGAGTCAGCAGAAATACCTCCCGCTCATCCAGCAGCTCGCAACAATCAGCAAGAAATTGCCGAAGAGCAAGAAGGTTTTCGATAATAGCAAGGTAACCGACCACCACGCCATCATCCCAACCGGTGTTCCGCCAACCGGACTCACCGATATGGAGGCAAACGTGTATGATCTCATCGCCAAGCGCTTCATCAGCGTGTTCTATCCGGACTGTAAATTCTCTACCACCACCGTTTTGGGCGAAGTCATCAACGAAGACGGACCGAAACCGGAGAAGATAGAGTTCAAGGTAAGCGGTAAGGAGATTCTCGAACCAGGCTGGCGAGTAGTCTATGCCAAGGATGTAAAGAATGCAGATGACGATGATGCTTCAGATAACGCCAACGGAAATGCAGACTCTGGAAACGGTGCCAAGAAGGAAGTAGTAGAAGAAAGAACCCTCCCATCCTTCACAAAAGGCGAATCGGGAGAACATCAGCCTACCCTGACGGAGAAATGGACCACGCCACCTAAGTATTATACCGAGGCAACCCTGCTCCGTGCGATGGAGACAGCCGGCAAATTCGTAGAAGACGAAGAGTTGCGTGCTGCATTGAAGGAGAACGGAATCGGCCGACCTTCCTCCCGTGCCGGCATCATCGAGACCCTCTTCAAGCGCCACTACATCCGTCGCCAGCGCAAGAATCTGATGGCAACCCCGACAGGCATCGAACTCATTGACACCATCCATGAGGAACTGCTGAAGAGTTGCGAACTGACCGGAATCTGGGAGAAGAAACTCCGCGACATCGAACACAAGACCTACGATCCTGCCGACTTCATCAACGGACTGAAAGAACAGATCAACAAGATAGTCATCGATGTATTGTCAGACAACAGCAACCGGAGAGTGACCATCATGACAGAGGAAGACCTCAAGAAGAAACCGGCTGCCAAGAAAGCTCAAGCCAAGAAAGCCGATAAGGCTGCAGCACAGAATACAGATTCTCAGAATGCTCCTGCTCAGCCGGCTCCAGCTGCCGACCCAATGGTTGGCAAACCATGTCCGCTCTGCGGCAAGGGCGTCATCATCAAGGGCAAGACCGCCTATGGCTGCAGCAACTGGAAGGCAGGCTGCCAATATCGTCAGCCATTCTCGCAGATGTAA
- the carB gene encoding carbamoyl-phosphate synthase (glutamine-hydrolyzing) large subunit, with protein MKKQLKKVLVLGSGALKIGQAGEFDYSGSQALKALREEGISSVLINPNVATIQTSEGIADKVYFLPVTPFFVTEIIKKERPDGIMLAWGGQTGLNVGTELYLNGVLKEYGVDVLGTSVEAIMNTEDRDLFVKELNKVDLKVPVSHACENMEEAVAAARNIGYPIMIRSAYALGGLGSGVCKTEEEFKEIAESAFTFAPQVLVEESLKGWKEIEFECIRDANDRCFTVASMENFDPLGIHTGESIVVAPTCSLTDEQVKMLQDIAVKCVRHLNIVGECNIQYAFNAETNDYRIIEINARLSRSSALASKATGYPLAFVAAKIALGYTLDQIGEMGTPNSAYVAPSLDYMICKIPRWDLTKFVGVSRKIGSSMKSVGEIMSIGRSFEEMLQKGLRMIGQGMHGFVGNDHTKFDNLDEELSNPTDLRIFAIAQALEEGYTIERIEELTKIDPWFIERMKNIVDYKHKLSEYNTLEEIPAEVLREAKVLGFSDFQIGRFVLKTQNTNMEKEVLAVRALRKKLNILPAVKRIPTVASEHPDLTNYLYMTYAVEGYDINYYKNEKSVIVLGSGAYRIGSSVEFDWCSVNAINTARKLGYKSIMINYNPETVSTDYDMCDRLYFDELSFERVLDVIDLESPRGVIVSVGGQIPNNLAMKLHRQSVPILGTSPVNIDRAENRGKFSAMLDKLGIDQPKWSALTSMEDVQKFIDEVGYPVLVRPSYVLSGAAMNVCHDDEELRRFLEAASEVSKEYPVVISQFMTETNEIEFDGVAQNGEIVEYGISEHVEYAGVHSGDATMTFPAQQISFATARQIKKISRAIAKELNISGPFNIQYLAKGRDVKVIECNLRASRSFPFVSKVLKRNFIETATRIMLDAPYQKPDKSAFDIDRMGVKASQFSFARLQNADPVLGVDMSSTGEVGCMGDTFEEALLNSLIATGYKIPSKDKGIMLSSGGAKEKASLLDAAQALVKNGYTIYATAGTAKFLNENNVKATAVGWPDEDHKDLPNVMQMIADHKFDLIVNIPKNHTKRELTNGYRIRRGAIDHNIPLITNARLASAFIEAFCTLSQDQLQIKSWQEYE; from the coding sequence ATGAAGAAACAGCTTAAGAAAGTCCTCGTTCTGGGTTCCGGTGCTTTGAAGATCGGCCAGGCAGGTGAGTTTGACTATTCCGGTTCGCAGGCTCTCAAGGCTTTGCGCGAGGAGGGTATTAGTTCCGTCCTCATTAATCCAAACGTTGCTACAATTCAGACAAGTGAAGGTATTGCTGACAAGGTTTATTTCTTGCCGGTGACACCTTTTTTTGTAACTGAAATTATCAAGAAGGAGCGCCCAGACGGCATCATGCTGGCTTGGGGTGGCCAGACGGGTTTGAACGTTGGTACAGAACTTTACCTCAACGGTGTGCTCAAGGAGTACGGTGTGGATGTGTTGGGTACTTCGGTAGAGGCTATCATGAACACGGAAGACCGCGACCTCTTCGTAAAGGAGCTTAACAAGGTTGACCTCAAGGTTCCTGTAAGCCACGCTTGCGAGAACATGGAGGAGGCTGTGGCTGCGGCACGCAACATCGGCTACCCTATCATGATCCGTTCTGCCTACGCGCTGGGTGGTCTCGGTTCTGGTGTCTGCAAGACCGAAGAGGAGTTCAAGGAGATTGCTGAATCTGCCTTCACTTTCGCACCTCAGGTACTCGTTGAAGAGAGCCTGAAGGGATGGAAGGAGATTGAGTTTGAGTGCATCCGTGATGCGAACGACCGTTGCTTCACCGTTGCCTCTATGGAAAACTTCGACCCACTCGGAATCCATACAGGTGAGTCTATCGTTGTGGCTCCAACCTGTTCTCTCACCGACGAGCAGGTGAAGATGTTGCAGGACATCGCCGTGAAGTGCGTCCGTCACCTCAACATCGTGGGTGAGTGCAACATCCAGTATGCTTTCAATGCTGAGACCAACGACTATCGTATCATCGAGATCAATGCTCGCTTGAGCCGTTCTTCTGCCCTCGCTTCTAAGGCTACCGGTTATCCGCTCGCCTTCGTTGCAGCCAAGATTGCCCTCGGTTATACGCTCGACCAGATTGGCGAGATGGGTACTCCTAACTCAGCTTATGTGGCTCCATCACTCGACTATATGATCTGTAAGATTCCTCGTTGGGACCTTACCAAGTTTGTCGGTGTAAGCCGCAAGATTGGTTCTTCCATGAAGTCTGTAGGCGAAATCATGTCTATCGGCCGTTCTTTCGAGGAGATGCTCCAGAAGGGTCTCCGTATGATTGGTCAGGGAATGCACGGTTTCGTAGGCAACGACCACACCAAGTTTGATAACCTGGATGAGGAACTTTCCAACCCTACCGACCTCCGTATCTTCGCCATCGCCCAGGCTCTGGAGGAAGGTTACACCATCGAGCGCATCGAGGAGTTGACCAAGATTGACCCTTGGTTCATCGAGCGCATGAAGAATATCGTAGATTACAAGCACAAGCTTTCTGAATATAATACGCTGGAGGAGATTCCAGCCGAGGTATTGCGCGAGGCTAAGGTATTGGGCTTCTCTGACTTCCAGATTGGCCGCTTCGTATTGAAGACTCAGAACACCAATATGGAGAAGGAGGTACTGGCAGTTCGTGCCCTGCGTAAGAAGTTGAACATTCTGCCTGCAGTAAAGCGCATCCCTACTGTGGCTAGCGAGCATCCTGACCTCACCAACTATCTCTACATGACATACGCTGTAGAGGGTTACGACATCAACTACTACAAGAACGAGAAGTCTGTCATCGTTCTCGGTTCGGGTGCTTACCGCATCGGTTCTTCTGTAGAGTTCGACTGGTGTTCAGTAAACGCCATCAATACAGCCCGCAAGTTGGGTTACAAGTCAATCATGATCAACTACAACCCGGAGACCGTATCTACCGACTACGATATGTGCGACCGTCTCTACTTCGATGAGCTTTCATTCGAGCGTGTACTCGATGTCATCGACCTGGAGTCACCACGTGGCGTGATAGTTTCTGTAGGTGGTCAGATTCCAAACAACCTGGCTATGAAGCTTCATCGCCAGTCTGTGCCAATCCTGGGCACATCTCCTGTCAACATTGACCGTGCCGAGAACCGCGGTAAGTTCTCTGCCATGCTCGATAAGTTGGGTATCGACCAGCCTAAGTGGAGCGCCCTCACCTCTATGGAGGATGTTCAGAAGTTCATCGACGAGGTAGGCTATCCTGTTCTCGTTCGTCCATCTTACGTTCTTTCCGGTGCAGCCATGAACGTTTGCCACGATGATGAGGAGTTGCGTCGCTTCCTGGAGGCAGCTTCTGAGGTTTCTAAGGAATACCCAGTAGTTATCTCCCAGTTCATGACAGAGACCAACGAGATTGAGTTCGACGGTGTGGCTCAGAATGGTGAGATTGTAGAGTATGGTATTTCAGAGCACGTAGAGTATGCAGGTGTTCACTCCGGCGACGCTACCATGACCTTCCCTGCTCAGCAGATTTCCTTCGCTACAGCCCGTCAGATCAAGAAGATTTCACGTGCCATCGCCAAGGAGCTCAACATCTCGGGTCCTTTCAATATCCAGTACCTGGCTAAGGGTCGCGATGTAAAGGTTATCGAGTGTAATCTCCGTGCATCCCGTTCATTCCCATTCGTGAGCAAGGTATTGAAGCGCAACTTCATCGAGACTGCTACCCGCATCATGCTCGATGCTCCATATCAGAAACCGGATAAGTCTGCTTTCGATATCGACCGTATGGGTGTGAAGGCTTCACAATTCTCATTCGCCCGTTTGCAGAACGCCGACCCAGTTTTGGGTGTGGATATGAGTTCTACCGGTGAGGTAGGCTGTATGGGTGATACTTTCGAGGAGGCATTGCTCAACTCATTGATTGCCACCGGCTACAAGATTCCTTCTAAGGACAAGGGCATTATGCTTTCAAGCGGTGGTGCCAAGGAGAAGGCTTCTCTGCTCGACGCTGCCCAGGCGCTGGTGAAGAACGGTTACACCATCTATGCTACAGCCGGTACAGCGAAGTTCCTGAACGAGAACAACGTGAAGGCTACAGCCGTAGGATGGCCTGATGAAGACCACAAGGATCTTCCTAACGTGATGCAGATGATTGCTGACCACAAGTTCGACCTCATCGTCAACATCCCTAAGAATCACACCAAGCGTGAGTTGACCAATGGTTACAGAATCCGTCGTGGCGCCATCGACCACAACATTCCTCTGATCACCAATGCCCGCCTGGCTTCCGCCTTCATCGAGGCATTCTGCACATTGAGCCAGGACCAGCTTCAGATTAAGAGCTGGCAGGAGTACGAGTAA
- a CDS encoding (Fe-S)-binding protein gives MKVGLFVPCYVDALYPEAGVATYKLLKHYGLDVGYPEKQTCCGQPMANAGFQYKSEKVIETFDELFKDYDYIVAPSASCAAYVKVYYPKIFEGKHECISSKKIMDVVEFLHDVLKVDHVPGKFPHVVSVHNSCHGVRELGLSSPSERHIKPFNKIVDLLNMVEGITIHEPERKDECCGFGGMFSIEEPAVSTRMGEDKIKRHMATGAEYVTGPDSSCLMHMAGIAKKENMPIKFIHVVQILAAGL, from the coding sequence ATGAAAGTCGGATTATTCGTCCCTTGTTATGTGGATGCCCTTTACCCTGAAGCGGGTGTGGCTACATACAAGTTGCTTAAGCATTATGGACTAGACGTGGGTTATCCCGAAAAACAGACTTGCTGCGGCCAGCCAATGGCTAATGCCGGTTTTCAGTACAAGTCGGAGAAGGTCATAGAGACATTTGATGAGCTGTTCAAGGATTACGATTATATCGTAGCTCCCTCTGCCTCATGTGCTGCTTACGTAAAGGTGTATTATCCTAAAATCTTTGAGGGTAAGCACGAGTGTATTTCCTCAAAGAAAATCATGGATGTTGTGGAGTTCCTTCACGATGTGCTGAAGGTGGATCATGTGCCGGGCAAGTTCCCGCATGTGGTGAGTGTACACAACAGTTGCCATGGTGTGCGCGAACTGGGATTGTCGTCTCCATCTGAGCGCCACATCAAGCCTTTCAACAAAATCGTCGACTTATTAAATATGGTGGAAGGCATTACCATCCACGAACCGGAGCGCAAGGATGAGTGCTGCGGATTCGGCGGTATGTTCTCTATTGAGGAACCTGCCGTTTCTACCCGTATGGGCGAAGATAAGATCAAGCGCCACATGGCTACAGGTGCCGAGTATGTAACGGGTCCGGATTCTTCCTGCCTGATGCACATGGCGGGAATCGCCAAGAAAGAGAATATGCCGATCAAGTTTATTCATGTTGTTCAAATATTAGCTGCAGGACTATGA